Proteins co-encoded in one Halorussus vallis genomic window:
- a CDS encoding SRPBCC family protein: MTAESGNTATAESPNVAREASRSTAGRNAGRKGRVATAALGATLAVLGLRRRTLGGIAASVAGGWLVYRSLAGGDSGADERGGSGATTGATTVERTVTVGESADELYEFWRDPENAADVWGHFAEVTSVGEDRQRWRAELPFGRTATWETRIVEDRSGEFLRWESAPDARLSAEGSVAFRPAPGNRGTEVTLRVRFDPPGGSVGHAVAERLGVVSSAVVGTALQRFKSLAETGEYPTTERNPSARGNGDVI; the protein is encoded by the coding sequence ATGACCGCGGAATCGGGGAACACCGCGACCGCCGAGTCGCCGAACGTGGCGAGGGAAGCCAGCCGCTCAACCGCCGGGCGGAACGCAGGCCGCAAAGGGCGGGTCGCGACCGCCGCACTCGGCGCAACGCTCGCGGTGCTCGGACTCAGGCGGCGCACGCTCGGCGGAATCGCGGCGTCGGTCGCCGGGGGATGGCTGGTCTACCGGTCGCTCGCCGGAGGCGACTCTGGCGCCGACGAACGAGGCGGGTCCGGCGCCACGACGGGCGCGACGACGGTCGAGCGGACGGTCACCGTCGGCGAGTCGGCCGACGAACTCTACGAGTTCTGGCGCGACCCCGAGAACGCGGCCGACGTCTGGGGTCACTTCGCGGAGGTGACCTCGGTCGGCGAGGACCGCCAGCGCTGGCGCGCCGAGTTGCCGTTCGGGCGCACCGCGACGTGGGAGACTCGAATCGTCGAGGACCGATCCGGCGAGTTCCTGCGCTGGGAGTCGGCGCCGGACGCCAGGCTCTCCGCCGAGGGGTCGGTGGCGTTCCGCCCGGCGCCGGGCAACCGCGGAACCGAGGTCACGCTCCGCGTGCGCTTCGACCCGCCCGGCGGGTCGGTCGGCCACGCGGTCGCGGAGCGACTCGGCGTCGTCTCCAGCGCGGTCGTGGGCACCGCGCTCCAGCGGTTCAAGAGCCTCGCCGAGACGGGCGAGTACCCGACGACCGAGCGCAACCCGTCGGCCCGCGGGAATGGCGACGTGATATGA
- a CDS encoding AzlD domain-containing protein gives MAPTTFDDATLWVVILAAGVVTYALRLSFIALFGRLDDVPESVERALRFVPAAVLSALVVPQLVVADGAVSLSPTNPRLLAGALAAAVAWRTENILATLVVGMGAMLLLSAALG, from the coding sequence ATGGCCCCGACGACCTTCGACGACGCGACGCTGTGGGTGGTCATCCTCGCCGCGGGGGTCGTAACCTACGCACTTCGGCTGTCGTTTATCGCACTGTTCGGCCGCCTCGACGACGTGCCCGAGAGCGTCGAGCGCGCGCTCCGGTTCGTCCCCGCGGCGGTGCTGTCGGCGCTCGTCGTCCCCCAGTTGGTCGTCGCCGACGGCGCGGTGTCGCTCTCGCCGACGAACCCGCGGCTCCTCGCCGGCGCGCTCGCGGCGGCGGTCGCGTGGCGAACCGAGAACATCCTGGCGACGCTGGTCGTCGGGATGGGCGCGATGCTGCTTCTGAGCGCCGCGCTCGGGTGA
- a CDS encoding AzlC family ABC transporter permease, with protein MSSPRSDFLSGVRVAAPITLGVFPFGMIAGVAAVGVGIPAVQTLAMSVVIFAGASQLAAIELIGRNAPAAVVVLTVLVINLRHVMYSASLAPHFRRQSARWKGLLAYLLVDQVYALSILEFENDEETSRRWYYLGVATPLWLTWQTATVVGIIFGARTPEGWHLEFAVPLVFLAVLVPAVTDRATAAAALVGGAVAVVAAGLPYNLGLIVAAVVGIGAGLAVERATGVSTDGAAGEAE; from the coding sequence GTGTCGTCTCCACGTTCCGACTTTCTCTCGGGGGTTCGCGTCGCCGCGCCGATAACGCTCGGCGTCTTCCCGTTCGGAATGATCGCGGGCGTCGCCGCGGTCGGCGTCGGCATCCCGGCGGTCCAGACGCTCGCGATGTCGGTCGTCATCTTCGCAGGGGCCTCCCAACTCGCCGCCATAGAGCTCATCGGCCGGAACGCCCCCGCCGCGGTGGTCGTGCTGACGGTGCTGGTCATCAACCTCCGGCACGTGATGTACAGCGCCTCCCTCGCACCGCACTTCCGGCGCCAGTCGGCCCGCTGGAAGGGGCTGTTGGCGTACCTGCTGGTCGACCAAGTGTACGCGCTCTCGATACTGGAGTTCGAGAACGACGAGGAGACGAGCCGTCGGTGGTACTACCTCGGCGTGGCGACGCCGCTGTGGCTCACCTGGCAGACGGCGACCGTCGTCGGCATCATCTTCGGAGCGAGGACGCCCGAGGGCTGGCACCTCGAATTCGCGGTCCCGCTGGTCTTCCTCGCGGTGCTCGTTCCGGCGGTCACCGACCGCGCGACCGCCGCGGCCGCGCTGGTCGGGGGTGCGGTCGCGGTCGTCGCCGCCGGACTGCCGTACAATCTCGGACTGATCGTCGCGGCGGTCGTCGGCATCGGGGCCGGACTCGCCGTCGAACGAGCGACGGGCGTCTCGACCGACGGGGCGGCCGGGGAGGCCGAGTAG
- a CDS encoding class I SAM-dependent methyltransferase, with the protein MRTFSSDYLRDTRRGMWEDREALADLELGSRERVLDVGCGTGELARVLADETPGEVVGVDADLELLAVAREAAGVEAVAGDANRLPFPDDSFDLVVCQALLINLPDPARAVREFRRVSSDLVAAVEPDNSAVAVESTVSAESDLAARARRAYLRGVETDVTLGGEGVRSAFEEAGLSDLSTRRHYHTRTVEPPYDPRDFEAVRRKASGEGLAADRATMLDGNLTTEEYDRLRSEWREMGRSAVEQMREDDYRRAEVVPFYVTVGSV; encoded by the coding sequence GTGCGAACGTTCTCCAGCGACTACCTCCGCGACACCAGACGCGGGATGTGGGAGGACCGCGAGGCGCTCGCGGACCTCGAACTCGGCTCGCGAGAGCGCGTCCTCGACGTGGGCTGTGGCACCGGCGAACTCGCCCGGGTGCTGGCCGACGAGACCCCCGGCGAGGTGGTGGGGGTCGACGCCGACCTCGAACTGCTCGCGGTCGCCCGCGAAGCGGCGGGGGTCGAGGCCGTCGCGGGCGACGCCAACCGCCTGCCGTTCCCCGACGACAGCTTCGACCTCGTGGTCTGTCAGGCGCTGCTCATCAATCTCCCCGACCCCGCGCGAGCGGTTCGGGAGTTCCGGCGAGTCTCCTCGGACCTCGTCGCGGCCGTCGAACCCGACAACTCCGCGGTGGCGGTCGAGTCGACCGTCTCGGCCGAGAGCGACCTCGCGGCCCGCGCTCGGCGAGCGTACCTGCGGGGCGTCGAAACCGACGTGACCCTCGGCGGCGAGGGCGTCCGGTCGGCGTTCGAGGAGGCCGGCCTCTCGGACCTCTCGACCCGCCGGCACTACCACACCCGGACGGTCGAACCGCCCTACGACCCCCGGGACTTCGAGGCGGTCCGCCGGAAGGCCAGCGGCGAGGGGCTGGCGGCCGACCGCGCGACGATGCTCGACGGCAACCTGACGACCGAGGAGTACGACCGCCTCCGGAGCGAGTGGCGCGAGATGGGTCGGTCGGCGGTCGAGCAGATGCGCGAGGACGACTACCGCCGGGCCGAGGTCGTCCCCTTCTACGTGACGGTCGGGTCGGTCTGA
- a CDS encoding aminopeptidase translates to MDPRIRTHAEVIVDHSAKIEPGDNVLVQAPPVAEDLAAAVAERIGEVGANPAVSLRSTRANRAYLRASDPEDLELHDHSLAQMEETDAVVIVKGSVNTAEPSDVPPETMVAYQRAQEPVLKERMGKRWVGTQFPAPGDAQKAEMSTAEYEEFVYDAVNKDWQAQKEFQAQMVDVLDPADEVRIVSGDDTDLRMSVAGMKTVNDYGEKNLPGGEVFTAPVPDSVEGTVLFDKPLVHQGREVEGASLEFEGGEVVAFSAEKNEDVLESVLDTDDGARRLGELGIGMNRDIDRFTYNMLFDEKMGDTVHLAVGDAIRETVPEGRPYNESAAHLDMIVDMSEESFIEVDGEVVQRDGTFRFEDGFEG, encoded by the coding sequence ATGGACCCTCGAATCCGAACGCACGCAGAGGTCATCGTCGACCACTCCGCGAAGATCGAACCCGGCGACAACGTCCTCGTCCAGGCCCCGCCGGTCGCCGAGGACCTCGCGGCCGCGGTGGCCGAGCGCATCGGCGAGGTCGGCGCGAACCCCGCGGTGTCGCTGAGGAGTACCCGCGCCAACCGGGCGTACCTCCGCGCGAGCGACCCAGAGGACCTCGAACTCCACGACCACTCCCTCGCCCAGATGGAGGAGACCGACGCGGTCGTCATCGTCAAGGGTTCGGTGAACACCGCCGAACCGAGCGACGTGCCGCCCGAAACCATGGTCGCCTACCAGCGGGCGCAGGAGCCGGTCCTCAAAGAGCGCATGGGGAAGCGGTGGGTCGGGACGCAGTTCCCCGCGCCCGGCGACGCCCAGAAGGCCGAGATGAGCACCGCCGAGTACGAGGAGTTCGTCTACGACGCGGTGAACAAGGACTGGCAGGCCCAGAAGGAGTTCCAGGCCCAGATGGTCGACGTCCTCGACCCGGCCGACGAGGTCCGCATCGTCTCGGGCGACGACACCGACCTCCGGATGAGCGTCGCCGGCATGAAGACGGTCAACGATTACGGCGAGAAGAACCTACCCGGCGGCGAGGTGTTCACCGCGCCGGTGCCCGACTCCGTGGAGGGGACCGTGCTGTTCGACAAACCGCTGGTCCACCAGGGTCGCGAGGTCGAAGGTGCGTCCCTCGAATTCGAGGGCGGCGAGGTGGTCGCGTTCTCGGCAGAGAAGAACGAGGACGTCCTCGAATCGGTGCTCGACACCGACGATGGCGCGCGCCGACTCGGCGAACTCGGCATCGGGATGAACCGCGACATCGACCGGTTCACGTACAACATGCTGTTCGACGAGAAGATGGGCGACACCGTCCACCTCGCCGTGGGCGACGCCATCCGCGAGACGGTGCCCGAGGGCCGACCGTACAACGAGAGCGCGGCGCACCTCGACATGATCGTCGACATGAGCGAGGAGTCGTTCATCGAGGTCGACGGCGAGGTCGTCCAGCGCGACGGGACGTTCCGGTTCGAGGATGGTTTCGAGGGCTAG
- a CDS encoding DUF7095 family protein, with the protein MSRDEAVERAVEVVETVETETMPVPVREVWVYGDAALGLDPVERLNVYVTKDILLRGDDADRAEEFERTHGVKGVGKTVRAEWADEHPEFIRANDNGHVAPEKCLAAHLLNDGEPIHLEVCNSSFEDNVTQRLKGAMARKAYEQILDPRGVCLWAEGQRSDEAMRKLRESELAFPTLPDALEMLGMEENAEEAAERVESYRKRQEGATVRGDVV; encoded by the coding sequence ATGAGTCGGGACGAGGCCGTCGAGCGCGCGGTCGAGGTCGTCGAAACCGTCGAGACGGAGACGATGCCCGTGCCGGTCCGCGAGGTGTGGGTGTACGGCGACGCGGCGCTCGGACTCGACCCGGTCGAACGCCTCAACGTCTACGTCACGAAGGACATCCTCCTCCGGGGCGACGACGCCGACCGCGCCGAGGAGTTCGAGCGGACCCACGGCGTCAAGGGCGTGGGCAAGACCGTCCGTGCCGAGTGGGCCGACGAGCACCCCGAATTCATCCGAGCGAACGACAACGGCCACGTCGCCCCGGAGAAGTGTCTGGCCGCACACCTCCTGAACGACGGCGAACCGATTCACCTGGAAGTCTGCAACTCCAGTTTCGAGGACAACGTGACCCAGCGACTCAAGGGCGCGATGGCGCGCAAGGCCTACGAGCAGATCCTCGACCCCCGTGGCGTCTGCCTCTGGGCCGAGGGCCAGCGGAGCGACGAGGCGATGCGAAAGCTCCGCGAGAGCGAACTGGCGTTCCCGACGCTCCCCGACGCCCTGGAGATGCTCGGCATGGAGGAGAACGCCGAGGAGGCCGCCGAGAGGGTCGAATCCTACCGGAAGCGCCAGGAGGGCGCGACGGTCCGCGGCGACGTGGTGTAG
- a CDS encoding MBL fold metallo-hydrolase, with translation MPAKVTPERLADMLDAGEDVLLLDTRGDESFDAWHIRGAKQFEFSTDDTLTDDRKAELDELVDGHERIVTVCAKGISSNHFAEELEKAGYDVAVVTGGMEAWNQVYETVEVPTDGDAEILQIQRRAKGCLGYVVADPETGEAAVVDPTRHVAEFEAAADERDWEITRVLDTHIHADHVSGGRKLAERLGVPYHLGEAAEEREVTYEYAPLARNEVVEVGDVALKAVFAPGHTTESVNYLVDDEAMLTADTLHVDSVGRTELEFGDEDAEEGARQQYESLHRTLLAEPDSVVVLPGHVNVTSEGEFEHGAPGEPVTTTIGHSRTEVDLLQADEEAFVDRLTRGDHEKPPNYEQVIAVNRGEAEVEAQEATEMEMGPNRCSA, from the coding sequence ATGCCAGCCAAAGTGACTCCCGAGCGACTCGCCGACATGCTCGACGCCGGCGAGGACGTCCTGTTGCTCGACACTCGCGGCGACGAGAGCTTCGACGCGTGGCACATCCGCGGCGCGAAGCAGTTCGAGTTCAGTACCGACGACACGCTGACCGACGACCGGAAGGCCGAACTCGACGAACTCGTCGACGGTCACGAACGAATCGTCACCGTCTGCGCGAAGGGAATCTCCTCGAACCACTTCGCGGAGGAATTGGAGAAAGCGGGCTACGACGTGGCGGTCGTCACCGGCGGGATGGAAGCCTGGAACCAGGTGTACGAGACGGTCGAGGTTCCGACCGATGGAGACGCCGAGATCCTCCAGATCCAGCGCCGCGCGAAGGGCTGTCTGGGTTACGTGGTCGCCGACCCCGAAACCGGGGAGGCCGCGGTCGTCGACCCGACGCGCCACGTCGCGGAGTTCGAAGCCGCCGCCGACGAGCGCGACTGGGAGATAACCCGCGTCCTCGACACGCACATCCACGCCGACCACGTCTCGGGCGGGCGGAAGTTGGCCGAGCGACTCGGCGTCCCGTACCACTTGGGCGAGGCCGCCGAGGAACGCGAGGTGACCTACGAGTACGCGCCGCTCGCGCGGAACGAAGTGGTCGAAGTCGGCGACGTCGCCCTCAAGGCCGTGTTCGCGCCCGGCCACACCACCGAGTCGGTCAACTACCTCGTCGACGACGAGGCGATGCTGACCGCCGACACCCTCCACGTCGACTCGGTCGGCCGGACGGAATTGGAGTTCGGCGACGAGGACGCCGAGGAGGGTGCGCGCCAGCAGTACGAATCGCTCCACCGCACCCTGCTGGCCGAACCCGACAGCGTGGTCGTCCTGCCCGGCCACGTCAACGTCACCAGCGAGGGGGAGTTCGAACACGGCGCGCCGGGCGAACCCGTCACGACGACCATCGGCCACTCCCGAACCGAAGTGGACCTGCTCCAAGCCGACGAGGAGGCGTTCGTCGACCGACTCACCCGCGGCGACCACGAGAAACCGCCCAACTACGAGCAAGTCATCGCCGTGAACCGCGGAGAAGCGGAGGTGGAGGCCCAGGAGGCGACCGAGATGGAGATGGGGCCGAACCGCTGTTCGGCCTGA
- a CDS encoding helix-turn-helix domain-containing protein, whose product MSESMAEYLQKDMECEGLLECIHGLKELDRQCFQVLVESAEPLTIDEVADRVDRERSTAYRSIQRLLQAGFVQKEQVNYEQGGYYHVYRPTDPDEVADDMQRMLNDWYAKMGQLLQEFREKYDQQQVAVEN is encoded by the coding sequence ATGTCCGAATCGATGGCGGAGTACCTTCAGAAGGACATGGAGTGCGAGGGGCTCTTGGAGTGCATCCACGGCCTGAAGGAACTCGACCGACAGTGCTTCCAGGTGCTGGTCGAGAGCGCGGAGCCGCTGACGATAGACGAGGTGGCGGACCGCGTCGACCGCGAGCGCTCGACGGCCTACCGGTCGATTCAGCGACTCCTCCAGGCGGGATTCGTCCAGAAGGAACAGGTCAACTACGAGCAGGGCGGCTACTACCACGTCTACCGGCCGACCGACCCCGATGAGGTCGCAGACGACATGCAGCGGATGCTCAACGACTGGTACGCCAAGATGGGCCAACTCCTCCAGGAGTTCCGAGAGAAGTACGACCAGCAGCAGGTCGCCGTCGAGAACTGA
- a CDS encoding glycosyltransferase family 4 protein, protein MNVGFVVYGDLRTTSGGFLYDRKLVAHLRAAGDDVTVVELPWRARTGPRALADNLDPRIAAKLRGDFDVLVEDELCHASLVGHNRRVETPVVSVVHHLRASERQSPIRGRLARAVERRYLRGVDAAVYASETTRRAAELLAGSTKRTEAGDDRRPWPSVVTRPAGDRFDPPAERVSAEPPGEGEPLEVVFVGNVVPRKGLHDLLVGLADVTGDWHLTVVGATPDAAYARRILDLIRELGVKESVTLSGRLPDAALADRLSASHLLAVPSRYEGYGIVYLEGMSFGLPALATTAGGASEIVTDGENGFLVPPGDPAAIAAAVEEVRANSERLREMRRAARRRYEAHPTWAESMASVRAFLLEIVEGKSAPEAVAR, encoded by the coding sequence GTGAACGTCGGCTTCGTCGTCTACGGCGACCTCCGGACGACCAGCGGCGGCTTCCTCTACGACCGAAAGCTGGTCGCCCACCTCCGGGCGGCGGGCGACGACGTGACCGTCGTCGAACTGCCGTGGCGAGCGCGCACGGGACCGCGCGCGCTCGCCGACAACCTCGACCCGCGAATCGCCGCGAAGCTTCGCGGCGACTTCGACGTGCTGGTGGAGGACGAACTCTGTCACGCCTCGCTGGTCGGACACAACCGCCGGGTCGAGACGCCGGTCGTCTCGGTCGTCCACCACCTCCGGGCGAGCGAACGCCAGTCTCCGATTCGAGGCAGGCTGGCCCGCGCGGTCGAGCGGCGCTACCTCCGGGGCGTCGACGCCGCGGTATACGCCAGCGAAACGACGCGTCGGGCCGCCGAGCTACTCGCCGGAAGCACGAAGAGAACTGAAGCGGGCGACGACCGACGGCCGTGGCCGTCGGTCGTCACCCGGCCCGCCGGCGACCGCTTCGACCCGCCCGCCGAACGCGTCTCCGCGGAACCGCCGGGCGAGGGCGAACCGCTCGAAGTCGTCTTCGTCGGCAACGTCGTCCCGCGGAAGGGCCTGCACGACCTGCTCGTCGGACTCGCCGACGTCACGGGCGACTGGCACCTGACGGTCGTCGGCGCGACGCCCGACGCCGCGTACGCCCGGCGGATTCTCGACCTGATTCGGGAACTCGGCGTCAAGGAGTCGGTGACGTTGTCGGGTCGACTCCCGGACGCGGCGCTCGCCGACCGGCTTTCCGCGAGTCACCTGCTGGCGGTGCCCTCCCGCTACGAGGGCTACGGCATCGTCTACCTGGAGGGAATGAGCTTCGGTCTGCCGGCGCTGGCGACGACCGCAGGCGGCGCGAGCGAGATAGTCACCGACGGCGAGAACGGCTTCCTGGTCCCGCCCGGCGACCCCGCCGCCATCGCGGCGGCGGTCGAGGAAGTCCGCGCGAACTCCGAGCGCTTGCGCGAGATGCGGCGGGCCGCCAGGCGGCGCTACGAGGCCCACCCGACCTGGGCCGAGTCGATGGCGAGCGTCCGGGCATTCCTGCTGGAAATCGTCGAGGGCAAGTCGGCGCCCGAGGCGGTCGCGCGGTGA
- a CDS encoding 6-pyruvoyl trahydropterin synthase family protein: MYAVTVERAFVAQHYLTVPDPGPEGELHSHAYTAKVQFSGEELNEYGYLVDIDDATALLESTVDRYRDATLNDLPEFEGRNPSLEHFARLFGDRLADGLDAPAVESLAVKLREDEAAWASHERAV; this comes from the coding sequence ATGTACGCCGTCACGGTCGAACGCGCGTTCGTCGCACAGCACTATCTGACGGTGCCGGACCCCGGTCCGGAGGGCGAGTTGCACTCCCACGCCTACACCGCGAAGGTCCAGTTCTCGGGCGAGGAGCTGAACGAGTACGGCTACCTCGTGGACATCGACGACGCGACGGCGCTGCTGGAGTCGACGGTCGACCGCTACCGCGACGCGACGCTCAACGACCTGCCGGAGTTCGAGGGACGTAATCCCAGCCTGGAGCACTTCGCGCGGCTGTTCGGCGACCGACTCGCCGACGGCCTCGACGCTCCGGCGGTCGAGTCGCTCGCCGTGAAACTCCGCGAGGACGAGGCGGCGTGGGCGTCCCACGAGCGGGCGGTCTGA
- a CDS encoding class I SAM-dependent methyltransferase — translation MTDRRERASEPNESESGEIESENAGTEPPVDAPADASAGASAGYDALAESADELGPDASPWGDSHFQRHYSWPAARDVLPAVDDRRVLLAGCGRGDHVGWFLDRGASVVGLDASEAAIRTARDRFDEEANATFRRADLTDSLDFDDGAFDLVFSHLVLGHVEDWKPVFAEFRRVLGERGTFAFAVVHPKYLRRKDAVENYYDVQRIDVAWPGAVIPTYYRPMRAVVSPLVAVGFRLEAFEEPKPRDSFREYAPERHEHASRSPQVLCVRARTASRP, via the coding sequence GTGACCGACCGCCGAGAGCGTGCGTCCGAACCGAACGAGAGCGAGAGTGGCGAAATCGAGAGCGAGAACGCCGGAACCGAACCGCCGGTAGACGCACCGGCAGACGCGTCCGCGGGGGCGTCTGCGGGCTACGACGCGCTGGCCGAATCCGCCGACGAACTCGGCCCCGACGCGAGTCCGTGGGGCGACAGCCACTTCCAGCGACACTATTCCTGGCCGGCGGCCCGCGACGTACTCCCGGCGGTCGACGACCGGCGCGTCTTGCTCGCCGGGTGCGGACGGGGCGACCACGTCGGGTGGTTCCTCGACCGGGGCGCGTCGGTCGTCGGACTCGACGCGAGCGAGGCGGCGATTCGAACCGCCCGCGACCGGTTCGACGAGGAGGCGAACGCGACGTTCCGCCGCGCCGACCTGACCGACTCGCTCGACTTCGACGACGGGGCGTTCGATCTGGTCTTCAGCCACCTCGTGCTCGGTCACGTCGAGGACTGGAAGCCCGTCTTTGCGGAGTTCCGGCGCGTGCTGGGCGAACGTGGAACGTTCGCGTTCGCCGTCGTCCACCCGAAGTACCTCCGGCGGAAGGACGCCGTCGAGAACTACTACGACGTCCAGCGAATCGACGTGGCGTGGCCGGGCGCGGTGATTCCGACCTACTACCGACCGATGCGGGCCGTCGTTTCGCCGCTCGTCGCGGTCGGGTTTCGACTCGAAGCGTTCGAGGAGCCGAAGCCTCGCGACTCCTTCCGGGAGTACGCGCCCGAACGACACGAGCACGCCTCGCGGTCGCCCCAGGTGCTTTGCGTCCGGGCGCGGACGGCATCGCGCCCGTAA
- a CDS encoding zinc-binding dehydrogenase — protein sequence MRARALYFTGPGELEVREREVSEPGEGEVRVRAECSMVSPGTELLVYRGEASDDLAADSQLDSLSGSLSFPLRYGYAVVGRVTATGPGVDPSWEDRRVLAFHPHESRFCAPVEELQPVPEDCPSEAAAFLPNVETAVNFLHDGAPVLGERAVVFGQGVVGLLTTALLSRCPLDGLATVDRYDSRRERSATLGADATFEPGEGVADRLREWADGEEAEGADLTYELSGSPAALDAAIDATGYDGRVLVGSWYGSKLAELHLGGRFHRSRVSVESTQVSTVAPERRGRWTKARRLDAAWRRLREIRPERFVTHEFDLGEAEEAYRALDERPEETLGVLLTY from the coding sequence ATGCGAGCGCGAGCGCTGTACTTCACGGGACCGGGCGAACTCGAGGTCCGCGAGCGCGAGGTGTCCGAACCGGGCGAGGGCGAGGTCCGCGTGCGCGCGGAGTGCTCGATGGTCAGCCCCGGGACCGAACTGCTGGTCTACCGCGGGGAGGCGTCCGACGACCTGGCGGCCGACAGCCAACTCGACTCGCTGTCGGGGTCTCTGTCGTTTCCGCTCCGGTACGGCTACGCGGTCGTCGGCCGGGTGACCGCGACCGGACCCGGCGTCGACCCGTCGTGGGAGGACCGTCGGGTGCTCGCGTTCCACCCCCACGAGAGCCGCTTTTGCGCGCCCGTCGAGGAACTTCAGCCCGTGCCCGAGGACTGTCCGAGCGAGGCCGCCGCGTTCCTCCCGAACGTCGAGACGGCGGTCAACTTCCTCCACGACGGCGCGCCCGTCCTCGGCGAGCGCGCCGTCGTCTTCGGCCAGGGCGTCGTCGGCCTGCTGACGACCGCGCTGCTCTCGCGGTGTCCGCTGGACGGACTGGCGACCGTCGACCGCTACGATTCGCGGCGCGAACGGTCGGCCACTCTGGGCGCCGACGCGACGTTCGAACCCGGCGAGGGCGTGGCCGACAGACTCCGCGAGTGGGCCGACGGCGAGGAGGCAGAGGGCGCCGACCTCACCTACGAACTGTCGGGGAGTCCGGCCGCGCTCGACGCCGCCATCGACGCGACGGGCTACGATGGTCGGGTGCTCGTCGGGTCGTGGTACGGCTCCAAACTCGCGGAACTCCACCTCGGCGGACGATTCCACCGGAGTCGCGTGTCCGTCGAGAGTACGCAGGTAAGCACCGTCGCCCCTGAGCGCCGGGGCCGGTGGACGAAAGCGCGCCGCCTCGACGCCGCCTGGCGTCGTCTCCGAGAGATTCGCCCCGAGCGGTTCGTCACCCACGAGTTCGACCTCGGGGAGGCCGAGGAGGCGTACCGCGCGCTGGACGAGCGACCCGAGGAGACACTCGGCGTGCTGTTGACCTACTGA
- the ncsA gene encoding tRNA 2-thiolation protein NcsA yields the protein MDCDKCDREAVMHAAYSGLHLCEDHFTASVDKRVRRRVREDGLVPDDATPEDPETWVVGLSGGKDSVVLTDILHRTFEQDPRIELVALTIHEGIEGYRDKSVDACEELAEELSIRHEIVTYEEEFDVRMDDVVEKDPENMAACAYCGVFRRDLLSRYAEEFGADKLLTGHNLDDEAETALMNFLEGDVAQIAKHFDASLGRFGDDRDDSESSRSSPAREEQEDFVPRAKPLRDVPEKEVALYAHLNDLPAHITECPHASEAYRGEIQSLLYQLEENHPGTRHSIMAGYEELAALAAEEFGARDGGKTELGECERCGASTTRDRCRKCSLLDSLHAA from the coding sequence ATGGACTGCGATAAGTGCGACCGCGAGGCGGTCATGCACGCCGCGTACTCGGGGCTGCACCTCTGCGAGGACCACTTCACGGCTTCCGTGGACAAGCGCGTTCGCCGCCGGGTCCGCGAAGACGGCCTGGTTCCCGACGACGCGACGCCCGAGGACCCCGAGACGTGGGTCGTGGGGCTGTCGGGTGGCAAGGACAGCGTCGTCCTCACCGACATCCTCCACCGGACCTTCGAGCAGGACCCCCGCATCGAACTCGTCGCGCTCACGATCCACGAGGGTATCGAGGGTTACCGCGACAAGAGTGTCGACGCCTGCGAGGAACTGGCCGAGGAGTTGAGCATCCGCCACGAGATCGTCACCTACGAGGAGGAGTTCGACGTTCGGATGGACGACGTCGTGGAGAAGGACCCCGAGAACATGGCCGCCTGCGCCTACTGCGGGGTGTTCCGCCGGGACCTGCTCTCGCGGTACGCCGAGGAGTTCGGCGCCGACAAACTGTTGACCGGCCACAATCTCGACGACGAGGCCGAAACCGCCCTGATGAACTTCCTCGAGGGTGACGTCGCCCAGATCGCCAAGCACTTCGACGCCAGCCTCGGCCGGTTCGGCGACGACCGCGACGACTCGGAGTCGTCGCGGTCGTCGCCCGCCCGCGAGGAGCAGGAGGACTTCGTCCCGCGCGCGAAACCGCTCCGGGACGTGCCCGAAAAGGAGGTCGCGCTGTACGCCCACCTCAACGACCTTCCCGCCCACATCACCGAGTGCCCGCACGCGAGCGAGGCCTACCGCGGCGAAATCCAGTCGCTACTCTACCAACTGGAGGAGAACCACCCGGGAACGCGCCACTCCATCATGGCCGGCTACGAGGAACTCGCGGCGCTGGCCGCCGAGGAGTTCGGCGCGCGCGACGGCGGGAAGACGGAACTCGGCGAATGCGAGCGATGCGGCGCGTCGACGACTCGCGACCGGTGTCGGAAGTGCTCGCTGCTGGACTCGCTCCACGCCGCGTGA